The sequence CTCCTGTCCACAAACGAAACATTTAAAAgtcccccacatgcacttgcccaAATGGAACCTACTGAACTGAAAGCATGGCTGCCTATCATCTGGTTTAGGCGCCAGGTGTCTGCTGCTGCTGCCGCTATGGCCTCCTAAACTGCCGTTGGGGCTTCTGCTTCCCCTGCTGTCTCGACGACCCCGAGAACTGCTTCTCTTGTTTCTGAGAGCTCGACTGAGGCTGATGCCTCTTTCTCTGCTTCTCGAAGTCTATGTCTCGCAGTGCCTGCTCGGCCTGATCAACATGACGTCCCGTGAAGAGTGGGTCTCAGTCCATCCaaaaaatgcctcagcttctgggCGGCATCCCTCGCTATCAtgggcacaaaatggcagcccctGTCAAACTTGCAGATAAACTCCGCCACAGATAAGTCCCCCTGccggagactcatgaactccctcGTCAGGCGGCCCCTGACGTCAGTTGGGAAATACTTCCCAAAGAACATCTCCCTAAATCTAGCCCAAGTGAGAGTAGCCACGTCCACTGCATGTGTAGCTCCCTCCCACCAAAGGGACGTGTCATCCCTCAGTATATAAATGGCACACCTAGCCCGGTCGTTATCTCTCATCTGCTGGTACTCAAAATGAAACTCTAGAGAcctaatccatccctctgccaCGAATGGATCGGTGATACCCCCGAACTCCCTCGGGTTGAGCTGACGGAACTGCTCAAAAACATCTGTCTGCTATTGGGGTACCTGTTAACCTAGCGGGCCTTGCTCCATCAGTCTAGCTATCCTCTCAAGTACTCGGGTAGCTGGGTCTCctggcggtggtggtggaggtcctCTGCCTCCTCCAGGAATCTCATCCTGCCTATCAGTACTGGGAGCACGTCTGAGAGGcatatctgaatacagtccaatTTAAAACGTAACCCCTCATGCAAttaatctagtttttttttttaaaaaaatagtaaatccttaaatcgtaaaagaaattaaacatgAACAGTAATTCATCGTAAAGCGTAAATCATGttaacatgcaggtgataacaGTTTAAATTAACCAAACTCATCCAAAATCATACTTAAACATAAATGAATAAAAAGCTTAAAATTATCAACGTAGGAAAATGTTTAACTCTTCAAAACTTgtaaatcataatgcggaaaacatgcggtcctcgggtcgtgtcatcgatccaggtctgcctactcagagttcggcacctccagtcccttCATCACCAAACTCACCTCATCACACAAGccaagtgagtctaaagactcaaaaaACCTATACCAGggataacaagtacatatacatggcacacagcagtgaaaaatagcataatcaacatatctttcattaCTTAAAAGCATAACATAAATGTGGCGCGtaaaatcgtaacgtgtcaaagcatttcatctcatgtcatcatatacgtatacattttcatttgattgaattcagttcattagttgtggctttcgtatcagctctattcgatggatctatctacgtgtaaccacagtatcggacgacggggacatcagcgacaacattacccatccactgagccttggcctcagctcatcatatctcacatcatcgtatacatatacatcgttaCTCACAAtcaattctcatccttcaaaaacatcatcgTATTCACCACTTaagaaaaatatgcatatacgtaatttttcctttaaaaccaagcatacaccgtaatttatcataatttcataaaaatcataaacatgatgcataaacatttaaaacataataaaatgtgctcaaggcgctgccaggaccaaaatctcacttcgggtgcaaaatgactattttacccctagaaacccaaaattcaccgttttacccctggacctctaaaattgtcccgaagcttaccaaactccttaaaacatcccaaaaaatatataaaagcattattagatgtaaactcgagcccaatacCAAAcataatcgattcgttttaaaacttggacagGACCTGAATCGACTCGAAATTTAACCAAATTTTCCCAACGTTTTTACCATACTTAGTACACATTTTAAAGGCCATAAACCTCAAAAACCAGACCCATAAACTTTCGAAAATTAGGAAATACAGTTGCTGAATTTTTTGCGGTTCCCTATTTCTACCAACCCTAGTGCCCTAATTCCCATTATTGCATTCTAGCCTACACTCGATCGATCCAGCCCCAACTCAACCCTTCTTAGACCACCCTCGGACGTCCCTGAACCTACTGAACCCACGCAAATAGTCCCATGCACGCTGAAGATCCCAGGTTCTCGCTAGACCTCCAAAGATACTCGGCCATGACCCCTCTTCGTTACAGCTCCCTCGCGCGGCCCTCGAGTCCAGACCAGCAGGGTTCAAGCTCTTCCAGATAGCGACTCAGACTCATCAGAGACCAGTCCATGCCCTGGAGATGCCCTCACCCCGTCGTCTTCACCTTTGGTCCGA comes from Primulina huaijiensis isolate GDHJ02 chromosome 2, ASM1229523v2, whole genome shotgun sequence and encodes:
- the LOC140956397 gene encoding uncharacterized protein, whose protein sequence is MPLRRAPSTDRQDEIPGGGRGPPPPPPGDPATRFRQLNPREFGGITDPFVAEGWIRSLEFHFEYQQMRDNDRARCAIYILRDDTSLWWEGATHAVDVATLTWARFREMFFGKYFPTDVRGRLTREFMSLRQGDLSVAEFICKFDRGCHFVPMIARDAAQKLRHFLDGLRPTLHGTSC